The following are encoded together in the Streptomyces sp. NBC_00341 genome:
- a CDS encoding enoyl-CoA hydratase family protein — protein MSVSTSAPQEGVAVVTVDFPPVNALPVQGWYDLAAAVRAAGADPDVRCVVLTAEGRGFNAGVDIKEMQRTDGPEALIGANRGCFEAFAAVYECEVPVVAAVHGFCLGGGIGLVGNADAIVASDDATFGLPELDRGALGAATHLARLVPQHLMRTLYYTSRTVTAQELHGHGSVWRVVPRAELSRAAGELAREIAAKDGYLIRLAKAAINGIDPVDVRRSYRFEQGFTFEANLSGVADRVRDTFGTDKEQQT, from the coding sequence ATGAGTGTCTCCACCTCCGCCCCTCAAGAGGGCGTCGCCGTCGTCACCGTGGACTTCCCCCCGGTCAACGCCCTCCCCGTACAGGGCTGGTACGACCTCGCCGCCGCCGTGCGCGCGGCCGGGGCGGACCCGGACGTCCGCTGCGTGGTGCTCACCGCCGAAGGCCGCGGGTTCAACGCGGGCGTGGACATCAAGGAGATGCAGCGCACGGACGGGCCGGAGGCGCTGATCGGCGCCAACCGGGGCTGCTTCGAGGCATTCGCGGCGGTCTACGAGTGCGAGGTCCCCGTGGTCGCCGCCGTACACGGCTTCTGCCTCGGCGGCGGCATCGGCCTGGTGGGCAACGCGGACGCGATCGTGGCCAGTGACGACGCGACCTTCGGGCTGCCGGAGCTGGACCGGGGCGCGCTCGGCGCGGCCACACATCTGGCCCGGCTGGTTCCGCAGCATCTGATGCGGACCCTGTACTACACCTCACGCACCGTCACCGCCCAGGAGCTGCACGGACACGGCTCGGTGTGGCGCGTCGTCCCGCGTGCCGAGCTGTCCCGGGCCGCCGGGGAGCTGGCCCGGGAGATCGCGGCCAAGGACGGATACCTGATCCGGCTGGCCAAGGCGGCCATCAACGGCATCGACCCGGTCGACGTACGCCGCAGCTACCGCTTCGAGCAGGGCTTCACCTTCGAGGCCAACCTCAGTGGCGTCGCCGACCGCGTGCGCGACACCTTCGGCACGGACAAGGAGCAGCAGACGTGA
- a CDS encoding SDR family oxidoreductase: MPRNVVVTGSGSGIGAALTAALRARGDRVIGVDLRGGEVDADLSTPEGRATAAAAAQEEAGGVVDAVVTCAGTSVPGTAMVTVNYFGTTGFLTALRPALAAADRPRVVAIGSISGTQPVDADVVAACLADDEATALTHAERAVTEGRARQLYPSSKAALAQWARRTAVAEGWASAGIPVNVVAPGIVLTPMSAALFDDPEMKKVMDAAVPMPLNGYLRPEDVAAAALFLASEENSHITGQVVYVDGGAEANLRGPGHF, encoded by the coding sequence ATGCCCCGCAATGTCGTCGTCACCGGATCCGGATCCGGGATCGGTGCGGCCCTCACCGCAGCTCTCCGCGCCCGGGGCGACCGGGTGATCGGGGTGGACCTGCGCGGCGGCGAGGTCGACGCCGACCTGTCCACCCCCGAAGGCCGCGCCACCGCCGCGGCGGCGGCCCAGGAGGAGGCCGGCGGCGTGGTGGACGCGGTCGTCACCTGCGCCGGCACCTCCGTACCGGGAACCGCGATGGTCACCGTCAACTACTTCGGCACCACCGGGTTCCTGACGGCGCTGCGGCCCGCACTCGCCGCGGCGGACCGGCCCCGGGTGGTGGCCATCGGCTCCATCTCCGGCACCCAGCCGGTTGACGCGGACGTCGTCGCCGCCTGCCTGGCCGACGACGAGGCCACGGCCCTGACGCACGCGGAACGGGCCGTCACCGAAGGCCGCGCCCGGCAGCTGTACCCCTCGTCGAAGGCGGCGCTCGCCCAGTGGGCCCGGCGCACCGCGGTCGCCGAGGGCTGGGCATCCGCCGGGATCCCGGTCAACGTGGTCGCGCCCGGCATCGTGCTCACCCCGATGAGCGCGGCTCTCTTCGACGACCCGGAGATGAAGAAGGTGATGGACGCGGCGGTGCCGATGCCGCTCAACGGCTATCTGCGGCCGGAGGACGTCGCGGCGGCCGCGCTGTTCCTGGCCTCGGAGGAGAACAGCCACATCACCGGGCAGGTGGTGTACGTCGACGGAGGCGCAGAGGCGAACCTGCGCGGCCCCGGCCACTTCTGA
- a CDS encoding CoA-transferase subunit beta, producing MSGTESTGSAAASRAEYCVVACAEAWRDAGEILASPMGTVPAIGARLARLTFSPELLLTDGEALLTGDTPALGARAASIEGWLPFRQHLTLTATGRRHVMMGASQIDRHGNQNISCIGPWDRPVRQLLGVRGAPVNTLNNPTSYWVPKHSSRVFVEHVDMVSGVGYERAAAAGPSATRYHRIPEVVSNLGVFDFETPDRTMRLRSLHPGVSVEEVTGATGFALTIPDGVPLTRDPSEAELRLIREVIDPKGLREREVPA from the coding sequence ATGAGCGGCACCGAGTCCACCGGCAGCGCGGCGGCGAGCCGGGCGGAGTACTGCGTGGTGGCGTGCGCCGAGGCGTGGCGGGACGCCGGCGAGATCCTCGCCAGTCCGATGGGCACCGTCCCGGCCATCGGGGCGCGCCTGGCCAGGCTCACCTTCTCGCCCGAACTGCTGCTGACCGACGGGGAGGCGCTGCTGACGGGCGACACCCCCGCGCTGGGGGCGCGGGCCGCGAGCATCGAGGGCTGGCTGCCGTTCCGCCAGCATCTGACGCTCACCGCGACCGGCCGCCGGCACGTGATGATGGGCGCCAGCCAGATCGACCGGCACGGCAACCAGAACATCTCCTGCATCGGCCCCTGGGACAGGCCCGTGCGGCAGCTGCTCGGGGTCCGCGGGGCCCCGGTCAACACCCTCAACAACCCCACGAGTTACTGGGTGCCGAAGCACTCGTCCCGGGTGTTCGTGGAGCACGTGGACATGGTCAGCGGGGTCGGGTACGAGCGGGCGGCGGCGGCCGGTCCCTCCGCGACCCGCTACCACCGCATCCCCGAAGTCGTCTCCAATCTGGGCGTCTTCGACTTCGAGACCCCGGACCGCACCATGCGGCTGCGCTCGCTGCACCCCGGGGTGAGCGTCGAGGAAGTCACCGGGGCCACCGGTTTCGCCCTCACGATCCCCGACGGCGTGCCGCTCACCCGGGACCCGTCGGAGGCGGAACTCCGGCTGATCCGCGAGGTCATCGACCCGAAGGGGCTGCGCGAGCGCGAGGTCCCGGCATGA
- a CDS encoding nuclear transport factor 2 family protein yields the protein MSGDRPVSVEARLAALEDERDIARMMASYGPLVDGGEADGVAALWAPDGVYDIDAIFLAGRERIREMVRSPAHQGWIRQGCAHVVGPPHVTVTGDEAVAVCHSLMVVHEAGRYTVRRATANHWRLRRTESGWQVVTRTNRILDGRPDSPGLLVRGVRGEPAGD from the coding sequence GTGAGCGGCGACCGGCCGGTATCGGTCGAGGCCCGGCTCGCGGCGTTGGAGGACGAACGCGATATCGCCCGCATGATGGCCTCTTACGGGCCACTGGTGGACGGCGGCGAGGCGGACGGTGTCGCGGCGCTCTGGGCGCCCGACGGTGTGTACGACATCGACGCGATCTTCCTGGCGGGCCGGGAGCGGATCCGCGAGATGGTGCGCTCGCCCGCGCACCAGGGCTGGATCCGGCAGGGCTGTGCCCATGTCGTGGGTCCGCCGCACGTCACGGTCACCGGGGACGAGGCCGTGGCGGTGTGCCACTCACTGATGGTGGTGCACGAGGCGGGCCGGTACACCGTGCGCCGGGCCACCGCCAACCACTGGCGGCTGCGCCGTACGGAGTCCGGCTGGCAGGTGGTCACCCGGACCAACCGGATCCTGGACGGCCGCCCGGACTCCCCCGGACTGCTGGTCCGAGGGGTGCGCGGGGAACCTGCGGGCGACTGA
- a CDS encoding SDR family oxidoreductase: MTSSTALCAGRVAVVTGAGRGLGRAHALAFAAEGGQVVVNDLGVGPDGAGAAVGPAQQVVEEIRAAGGEAVAHHGDIATADGAASLVATALDSFGRLDTLVNNAGFLRDRMLVNLDEDDWDAVTRVHLRGHFLPLKHAAAHWRAEAKAGRVPVARVVNTGSGAGLLGSVGQGSYSAAKAGIIALTLVAAAEMGRYGVQVNAIAPAARTRMTEETFAETMAAPAGGGFDAMAPENVSPLVVWLGSEACAGVSGRVFEAEAGRITVMEGWRPGPTADKGARWTPAEAGAAASGLLAAAETPQPVYGAR; encoded by the coding sequence ATGACCTCATCGACAGCCCTGTGCGCCGGTCGCGTCGCCGTTGTCACCGGCGCGGGCCGCGGACTCGGCCGCGCCCACGCCCTGGCCTTCGCCGCCGAGGGCGGACAGGTCGTCGTCAACGACCTCGGCGTGGGCCCCGACGGCGCCGGCGCGGCCGTCGGCCCCGCCCAGCAGGTCGTCGAGGAGATCCGCGCGGCCGGCGGCGAGGCCGTCGCGCACCACGGGGACATAGCCACCGCCGACGGCGCGGCCTCGCTCGTCGCGACCGCCCTCGACTCCTTCGGCCGCCTCGACACCCTGGTCAACAACGCCGGATTCCTCCGCGACCGGATGCTGGTGAACCTGGACGAGGACGACTGGGACGCGGTGACCCGCGTCCACCTCAGGGGCCACTTCCTGCCGCTCAAGCACGCGGCGGCGCACTGGCGCGCCGAGGCGAAGGCCGGCCGGGTGCCGGTGGCGAGGGTCGTCAACACCGGTTCCGGGGCAGGGCTGCTGGGCAGCGTGGGCCAGGGCAGCTACTCCGCCGCCAAGGCCGGGATCATCGCCCTGACCCTGGTGGCCGCCGCCGAGATGGGCCGCTACGGGGTGCAGGTCAACGCGATCGCCCCGGCCGCCCGGACCAGGATGACCGAGGAGACCTTCGCCGAGACCATGGCGGCGCCCGCCGGGGGAGGGTTCGACGCGATGGCCCCGGAGAACGTCTCGCCGCTCGTCGTCTGGCTGGGGTCAGAAGCGTGCGCCGGGGTCAGCGGCCGGGTCTTCGAGGCCGAGGCCGGGCGGATCACCGTGATGGAGGGCTGGCGGCCCGGCCCCACCGCCGACAAGGGTGCCCGCTGGACCCCGGCCGAGGCCGGGGCGGCCGCGTCCGGACTGCTCGCGGCCGCCGAGACACCGCAGCCGGTGTACGGGGCGCGCTGA
- a CDS encoding LLM class F420-dependent oxidoreductase, with translation MRLGINSPVVTAVPGVHSPWERTAGIEELGAVAEAADRLGFDHLTCSEHVAVPVDVARQRGGTYWDPLATFGFLAARTSRIRFATQVLVLGYHHPLALAKRYGTLDRVSGGRLVLGLGVGSLEEEFRLLGAEFGGRGAIADDAVAALRASLSRREPAYHGEHFDYQGLVVEPHAVQDRVPLWIGGRTPRSLRRALTHGDGWVPFGLPLDRLREMVAAAELPAGFEVVLSPGRPLDPSGEPDRTTRALRQVSDAGATLVSVSLSAGSASHYVEQLEALAVLAGTTTADAAARA, from the coding sequence ATGCGGCTAGGCATCAACAGTCCCGTCGTCACGGCCGTCCCCGGTGTCCACTCCCCCTGGGAGCGCACGGCCGGAATCGAGGAGCTGGGAGCGGTCGCAGAGGCCGCGGACCGGCTCGGCTTCGACCATCTGACCTGCTCGGAACATGTCGCGGTGCCCGTGGACGTCGCCCGGCAGCGCGGCGGAACGTACTGGGATCCGCTCGCCACGTTCGGCTTTCTGGCCGCCCGGACCAGCCGGATCCGGTTCGCCACCCAGGTCCTGGTGCTCGGCTACCACCATCCGCTGGCCCTCGCGAAGCGCTACGGCACGCTGGACCGGGTCTCGGGCGGACGGCTGGTGCTGGGGCTCGGGGTGGGCAGCCTGGAGGAGGAGTTCCGGCTGCTGGGCGCCGAGTTCGGCGGCCGGGGGGCGATCGCGGACGACGCGGTCGCGGCGCTGCGGGCCTCGCTCTCCCGCCGTGAACCCGCTTACCACGGTGAGCACTTCGACTACCAGGGGCTCGTCGTGGAGCCGCACGCGGTACAGGACCGGGTACCCCTGTGGATCGGCGGCCGGACCCCGCGTTCGCTGCGCCGGGCGCTGACGCACGGCGATGGCTGGGTGCCGTTCGGGCTGCCGCTCGACCGGCTGCGCGAGATGGTCGCCGCGGCCGAGCTCCCGGCCGGCTTCGAGGTGGTGCTGAGCCCGGGCCGCCCGCTCGATCCGTCCGGCGAACCGGACCGTACGACGCGGGCACTGCGGCAGGTGTCCGACGCCGGTGCCACGCTGGTCAGCGTCTCGCTGAGCGCCGGGTCCGCGAGCCATTACGTGGAACAGCTGGAGGCCCTGGCCGTACTCGCCGGCACCACCACGGCGGACGCGGCGGCCCGCGCGTGA
- a CDS encoding DUF6215 domain-containing protein: MLGLLLRLLPFWVREPLFILVGSVFGVRIMYLAAHEQNWAAAGIGTAFLVFTAVRVHTVVRAWRARRSPDQPAPASGAAPQPQPGAVPATPKKEPNAWGQAFAAVALFGALAAAVWVAPHMTADGDDNTPAPASCSDSEGGKLPKAYARTPKAATGDELCEALNRPDLAELMGTPDERATSATGTSGTSALTNGKVAEPEAQVEFDTYTVNLSATYNKLSVAQYGKMMKTGGENNRTDTILGRPAVFSSDPTMKIEINLGGEDSSGPVEAGPLARTLTVALDRKDAGGYYDITVWSESGALPDDGVLLDIAEEVLPTIPGRAAR, translated from the coding sequence ATGCTCGGTCTCCTCCTTCGCCTCCTGCCCTTCTGGGTCCGCGAGCCCCTCTTCATCCTGGTCGGGTCCGTCTTCGGCGTACGCATCATGTATCTCGCCGCTCACGAACAGAACTGGGCCGCGGCCGGCATCGGCACGGCCTTCCTCGTGTTCACCGCGGTTCGCGTCCACACGGTGGTCCGTGCGTGGCGCGCCCGCCGGAGCCCGGACCAGCCGGCCCCGGCGAGCGGCGCCGCGCCGCAACCGCAGCCCGGAGCCGTACCCGCGACACCGAAGAAGGAACCCAACGCCTGGGGACAGGCGTTCGCGGCCGTGGCCCTGTTCGGGGCGCTCGCGGCCGCGGTGTGGGTGGCTCCCCACATGACTGCGGACGGCGACGACAACACACCCGCGCCCGCCTCCTGTTCGGACAGCGAGGGCGGGAAGCTGCCGAAGGCGTACGCCAGGACTCCGAAGGCCGCAACCGGTGACGAACTGTGCGAGGCGCTCAACCGTCCCGACCTGGCAGAGCTCATGGGAACGCCGGACGAGAGGGCGACCTCGGCGACCGGCACCAGCGGCACCTCGGCCCTGACCAACGGGAAGGTGGCCGAGCCCGAAGCCCAGGTCGAGTTCGACACGTACACCGTGAACCTCTCGGCCACGTACAACAAGCTGTCGGTCGCCCAGTACGGGAAGATGATGAAGACCGGAGGTGAGAACAACAGGACGGACACGATTCTCGGCCGGCCGGCGGTCTTCTCCTCCGATCCCACCATGAAGATCGAGATCAACCTCGGGGGCGAGGATTCCAGCGGGCCCGTGGAGGCAGGCCCGCTCGCCAGGACGCTGACCGTGGCTCTCGACCGGAAGGACGCGGGCGGCTACTACGACATCACCGTCTGGAGCGAGTCCGGAGCCCTCCCCGACGACGGCGTCCTCCTCGACATCGCCGAGGAGGTTCTTCCAACGATTCCGGGCCGGGCGGCCCGATGA
- a CDS encoding class I adenylate-forming enzyme family protein — MSSETDHRTPAPATGLTGPGGRFELRDDEVLGTRLPVFTHRQRALHEVLHASVAYAERDFIVTADRRITFAGHAAQVASLARVLREEYGIAKGDRVAIAAANSPEWIAVFWATVSIGAVAVGFNAWWSAREMAHGLGNAEPALVVADARQSGKLAGCTVPVLSVEEDIGRCLTAHTGAPLPSAEVAEDDPAVILYTSGTSGRPKGAVHTHRNLLAVVEYHRMNDALLQEFGDPLPPQDRVYLLTLPLFHIASLHNLAVPRLATGSRIALHQGAFDVDAVLGMVERERVTNWGAVPTMAHRLLEHGGAGRYDTSSLTAFSLASAPSSTAFKERLRTSLPFAKDSLVDSYGLTETCTAVAAASPQELAAAPGTLGRPVTGVELEIRDPGGEVLGEGEEGDIWVRSQYNMLGYWGDPEATAGAIGPDRWLRTGDLGQLREGRLHLSSRRSDLIIRGGENVYPAEVETVLAEHPDVRECLVLGVPHPDLGQEVAAVVVLAAGSALTEEALREYAAQELAYFKVPRRWRLTTRELPRNATGKVIRPEVRI, encoded by the coding sequence TCCGCGACGACGAGGTGCTGGGCACCCGGCTGCCGGTGTTCACCCACCGGCAGCGGGCCCTGCACGAGGTGCTGCACGCGTCCGTGGCCTACGCCGAACGCGACTTCATCGTCACCGCGGACCGCCGGATCACCTTCGCCGGGCACGCGGCGCAGGTCGCCTCGCTGGCCCGGGTGCTGCGTGAGGAGTACGGCATCGCCAAGGGCGACCGGGTGGCCATCGCCGCCGCCAACTCACCGGAGTGGATAGCGGTGTTCTGGGCCACCGTGTCGATCGGCGCGGTGGCGGTCGGGTTCAACGCCTGGTGGTCGGCGCGGGAGATGGCCCACGGGCTGGGCAACGCGGAGCCCGCCCTCGTGGTGGCCGACGCCAGGCAGTCGGGAAAGCTGGCCGGCTGCACGGTTCCGGTGCTGTCCGTGGAGGAGGACATCGGCCGCTGCCTCACGGCCCACACCGGAGCGCCCCTGCCGTCCGCGGAGGTCGCGGAGGACGACCCGGCCGTCATCCTCTACACCTCGGGCACCTCGGGCCGTCCCAAGGGCGCGGTGCACACGCATCGCAACCTGCTGGCCGTCGTCGAGTACCACCGCATGAACGACGCGCTGCTCCAGGAGTTCGGTGACCCGCTGCCCCCGCAGGACCGGGTGTACCTGCTGACGCTGCCGCTGTTCCACATCGCGAGCCTGCACAACCTGGCGGTGCCGAGGCTCGCCACCGGCAGCCGGATCGCTCTGCACCAGGGCGCGTTCGACGTGGACGCGGTGCTGGGCATGGTCGAGCGGGAGCGGGTCACCAACTGGGGCGCGGTGCCGACGATGGCCCACCGGCTGCTCGAACACGGCGGCGCCGGCCGGTACGACACCTCCTCGCTGACGGCGTTCTCGCTGGCCTCCGCCCCGTCGTCGACCGCGTTCAAGGAGCGGTTGCGCACGAGCCTGCCGTTCGCGAAGGACTCGCTGGTGGACAGTTACGGACTGACCGAGACCTGTACCGCCGTCGCCGCGGCGAGCCCGCAGGAACTGGCGGCGGCCCCCGGCACCCTCGGCCGGCCCGTCACCGGTGTGGAGCTGGAGATCCGTGACCCCGGCGGTGAGGTGCTCGGCGAGGGCGAGGAGGGCGACATCTGGGTCCGCAGCCAGTACAACATGCTGGGTTACTGGGGTGATCCCGAGGCCACCGCCGGGGCCATCGGCCCGGACCGCTGGCTGCGCACCGGGGATCTGGGGCAGTTGCGCGAGGGCAGGCTCCATCTCAGCAGCCGCCGCTCGGACCTGATCATCCGGGGCGGCGAGAACGTGTACCCCGCGGAGGTCGAGACGGTCCTGGCCGAACACCCGGACGTCCGGGAGTGCCTGGTGCTGGGAGTGCCGCATCCGGACCTCGGCCAGGAGGTCGCCGCCGTCGTGGTGCTCGCGGCGGGCTCCGCGCTCACCGAGGAGGCGCTGCGGGAGTACGCGGCACAGGAGCTGGCGTACTTCAAGGTGCCCAGGCGGTGGCGGCTGACCACGCGGGAGCTGCCGCGCAACGCGACCGGCAAGGTGATCCGGCCCGAGGTGCGGATCTGA
- a CDS encoding acetyl-CoA C-acetyltransferase, whose amino-acid sequence MAEAYIVDAVRTPVGRRKGGLSAVHPADLGAHVIKALIERSGVDPAAVEDVVFGCLDTVGPQAGDIARTAWLAAGLPEEVPGTTVDRQCGSSQQAVHFAAQGVLSGTQDLVVAGGTQNMSMIPIAFASRQAAEPLGLTDGPYAGSVGWRARYGDAPVNQFHGAELIAEKWGISRQDMEEFALRSHRRALHAIDEGRFDRETVAYGDVRVDEGPRRDTSLEKMAGLKPVVEGGRLTAAVSSQVSDGASALLIASERAVAEHGLTPRARVHHLSVRGEDPIRMLSAPIPATAYALKKAGMSIDDIDLVEINEAFAPVVLAWLKETGADPGKVNVNGGAIALGHPLGATGTKLMTTLLHELERTGGRYGLQTMCEGGGQANVTIIERL is encoded by the coding sequence ATGGCCGAGGCCTACATCGTCGACGCGGTACGCACCCCGGTCGGCCGGCGCAAGGGCGGGCTGTCGGCCGTCCACCCCGCCGACCTCGGGGCGCACGTCATCAAGGCGCTGATCGAGCGCAGCGGGGTCGATCCGGCGGCGGTGGAGGACGTCGTCTTCGGCTGCCTGGACACCGTCGGCCCGCAGGCCGGCGACATCGCCCGCACCGCGTGGCTGGCCGCAGGACTTCCCGAGGAGGTGCCCGGCACCACCGTCGACCGGCAGTGCGGCTCCTCCCAGCAGGCCGTCCACTTCGCCGCCCAGGGCGTGCTGTCCGGCACCCAGGACCTGGTCGTGGCGGGCGGCACCCAGAACATGTCGATGATCCCCATCGCCTTCGCCAGCCGCCAGGCCGCAGAACCGCTGGGGCTGACCGACGGCCCGTACGCGGGTTCCGTGGGCTGGCGGGCCCGCTACGGCGACGCGCCGGTCAACCAGTTCCACGGCGCCGAGCTCATCGCGGAGAAGTGGGGCATCAGCCGCCAGGACATGGAGGAGTTCGCCCTGCGCTCGCACCGGCGGGCCCTGCACGCCATCGACGAGGGCCGCTTCGACCGCGAGACCGTCGCCTACGGGGACGTCCGGGTGGACGAGGGGCCGCGCCGGGACACCTCACTGGAGAAGATGGCCGGTCTCAAGCCGGTCGTCGAGGGCGGCAGGCTGACCGCCGCGGTCTCCTCGCAGGTCTCCGACGGCGCCTCCGCGCTGCTCATCGCCTCCGAACGGGCCGTCGCGGAGCACGGCCTCACCCCTCGCGCCCGCGTGCACCACCTCTCGGTGCGCGGCGAGGACCCGATCCGGATGCTCTCGGCTCCGATCCCGGCGACGGCGTACGCCCTGAAGAAGGCCGGGATGTCCATCGACGACATCGACCTCGTCGAGATCAACGAGGCGTTCGCCCCGGTCGTCCTGGCCTGGCTGAAGGAGACCGGCGCCGACCCCGGCAAGGTCAACGTCAACGGCGGCGCCATCGCGCTCGGCCACCCGCTCGGCGCCACCGGCACCAAGCTGATGACGACCCTGCTGCACGAGCTGGAGCGCACCGGCGGGCGCTACGGCCTGCAGACCATGTGCGAGGGCGGCGGCCAGGCCAACGTCACCATCATCGAGCGCCTCTGA
- a CDS encoding CoA transferase subunit A, with protein sequence MTADDVVGRLESGMTLGIGGWGSRRKPMALVRALLRSDVTDLTVVSYGGPDVGLLAAAGRIRKLVAAFGTLDSIPLEPHFTAARQRGAFEMVELDEAMMMWGLTAGAQRLPFMPVRAGLGSDLMKVNPGLRTVTSPYEDGEKLVAAPALRLDAALVHLNRADAQGNGQYLGPDPYFDDLFCEAADHSYVSCERIVETADLLKEHGPQTLLVKRLFVDGVVETPNGAHFTSCVPDHDRDESFQRAYVRAARDPEAWPVFAERFLSGDEAAYQAAVTAFHQEEA encoded by the coding sequence ATGACGGCCGACGACGTCGTCGGCCGGCTGGAGAGCGGGATGACGCTCGGCATCGGCGGCTGGGGTTCGCGCCGCAAGCCGATGGCCCTGGTCAGGGCGCTGCTGCGCTCGGACGTCACCGATCTGACCGTGGTGTCGTACGGCGGGCCCGATGTCGGGCTGCTCGCCGCCGCGGGAAGGATCCGCAAGCTGGTCGCGGCGTTCGGGACGCTCGACTCGATACCGCTGGAGCCGCACTTCACCGCCGCCCGGCAGCGCGGCGCGTTCGAGATGGTCGAGCTCGACGAGGCGATGATGATGTGGGGGCTGACGGCGGGCGCGCAGCGGCTGCCGTTCATGCCGGTGCGGGCCGGTCTCGGCTCCGACCTGATGAAGGTCAACCCGGGCCTGCGTACGGTCACCTCGCCCTACGAGGACGGGGAGAAGCTGGTCGCCGCACCGGCCCTGCGGCTGGACGCCGCCCTGGTCCACCTCAACCGGGCCGACGCCCAGGGCAACGGCCAGTACCTGGGCCCCGATCCGTACTTCGACGACCTGTTCTGCGAGGCGGCGGACCACAGCTACGTCTCCTGCGAACGGATCGTGGAGACCGCGGACCTGCTCAAGGAGCACGGGCCGCAGACGCTGCTGGTCAAGCGGCTGTTCGTGGACGGGGTCGTCGAGACGCCGAACGGCGCGCACTTCACCTCCTGCGTGCCCGACCACGACCGGGACGAGAGCTTCCAGCGCGCCTATGTCCGGGCCGCCCGCGATCCCGAGGCCTGGCCCGTCTTCGCCGAACGGTTCCTGTCAGGGGACGAGGCCGCCTACCAGGCCGCCGTCACCGCGTTCCACCAGGAGGAAGCATGA
- a CDS encoding NAD(P)H-dependent flavin oxidoreductase, whose protein sequence is MPTALTELTGVRYPLVQTGMGWVAGPRLVSASANAGALGILASATMTVEQLRAAVREVRSRTDAPFGVNLRADAGDAAERVRIVIDEGVRVASFALAPSKELIARLKDAGVVVIPSVGARRHAEKVAAWGADAVMVQGGEGGGHTGDVATTVLLPQVVDAVDIPVIAAGGFHDGRGLVAALAYGAAGIGMGTRFLLTSDSTVPAAVKAKYLAATVKDVTVTDRVDGMPHRMLRTEMVDSLERSGRAAALLGAVRHASAFRKETGTSWRGLVRDGLAMKHGRELTWSQVLLAANTPMLLKASMVEGRTDIGVMASGQVAGLIEDLPSCAELVERIMSEALAVLKSLPGAERSS, encoded by the coding sequence CTGCCGACCGCGCTCACCGAACTGACCGGGGTACGGTATCCGCTCGTGCAGACCGGGATGGGCTGGGTGGCCGGTCCCCGGCTGGTGTCCGCCTCCGCGAACGCGGGCGCGCTCGGCATCCTGGCCTCCGCGACGATGACCGTGGAGCAGTTGCGCGCGGCGGTCCGCGAGGTCAGATCCCGTACGGACGCGCCGTTCGGCGTCAATCTGCGCGCGGACGCGGGCGACGCCGCCGAGCGGGTCCGGATCGTGATCGACGAGGGTGTGCGGGTGGCCTCGTTCGCGCTCGCCCCTTCGAAGGAGCTGATCGCGCGGCTCAAGGACGCGGGCGTCGTCGTCATCCCGTCCGTGGGCGCCAGGAGACACGCGGAGAAGGTCGCCGCATGGGGTGCCGACGCGGTGATGGTGCAGGGCGGCGAGGGCGGCGGTCACACGGGCGACGTGGCCACCACCGTGCTGCTCCCCCAAGTCGTGGACGCCGTGGACATCCCGGTCATCGCGGCGGGCGGCTTCCACGACGGCCGCGGCCTGGTCGCCGCGCTCGCCTACGGGGCGGCCGGGATCGGGATGGGCACGCGCTTCCTGCTCACCTCCGACAGCACCGTCCCGGCGGCGGTGAAGGCGAAGTACCTGGCCGCCACCGTCAAGGACGTCACGGTCACCGACCGGGTCGACGGAATGCCGCACCGCATGCTGCGCACGGAGATGGTCGACTCGCTGGAGCGTTCCGGCCGGGCCGCCGCACTGCTGGGGGCGGTACGGCACGCCTCGGCCTTCCGGAAGGAGACCGGCACGAGCTGGCGCGGGCTGGTCCGCGACGGTCTGGCGATGAAGCACGGCAGGGAACTGACCTGGAGCCAGGTGCTGCTGGCCGCCAACACGCCGATGCTGCTCAAGGCCTCGATGGTCGAGGGCCGTACCGATATCGGGGTGATGGCCTCGGGACAGGTGGCCGGTCTGATCGAGGACCTGCCGTCCTGCGCGGAGCTGGTCGAGCGAATCATGTCCGAGGCGCTGGCCGTGCTGAAGTCGCTGCCGGGGGCGGAACGGAGCTCCTGA